The Magallana gigas chromosome 6, xbMagGiga1.1, whole genome shotgun sequence genome includes the window CGCGGCCCTTGGGTTGCGTATCTTTATTAACCCAACGGTACAAACAGCCTCGTAacatatatttctttcatttggcatatgaaacaaaaaccaaattgaatgttatttttatactggataaaattataataatctatTTTCTCATATGAAAATTCAGATATTGTTGCTGATGCAAAACTTATCGGTTATTAAAAAAGAGACATGTTGAAAGTGATTTTATTAAGTTGATGTTTTTGCTACTTTTACAATTTCTATGGACATTGTCTGTAAcgaaaaataagtaaattacTTACTGTGGAGTATTCACCTGTTGCATTTACAGGTGTTCTATTGTCTCTAAAGTCTTTACCCCCGGCTGTTAACAGAAAATAACTCATATTGAAACCTGTACACTTTTTAAAGTGTTCGTTCTTTCTATATAACTTATGAGCTTTTGAAAGTAACAGAAATACATGATTAAGTCTAAATTTCTAAAAACAATATCCTTTTTATTGGTTTGAAACCACATTATAGTTATTACCGACACTGAGAGTATAGTAGTCTTCCTGGCCATTGTAAAATCCAAAGAATGTGTCAAATCCTCGATATGTAGGGGTACACTCCCATTTACAAAATCCCAAGTGCCACCTGCAAACAAAAGTTACCAATCCCTATAGTATGTTACTACATCTGATTCatatttcattcattcaataaaagagaaaatggaTAAAAGAGTGCATATGTTCAGTAAAACTAGAGTTATTTcgttattgatataaaaatttgaagcattagttgttttctttcattttagtTCAAATTCTGTTTACCAAATCTTCAGTATCGTTATCATAACCCAAATAAGTAAATTAGATTGCTACTTACTTTCCAATCGCATGAGTAGCATAACCAAGTTCCTTCAACTTCTGAGGTAAAAATGTATAGTTTAGAGGGGCACAAGCGGCTTGTTTTGGAAGAATCGCAAGATGCTGCAAATTAAAGTCATTCAAGTAGTTCCTTTTAATACATCATATATTTTAACTTgaaataactgaaaaaaaataaataacagttTTAATAAATAACGTTTAAAGTTATTCCTTTTATAGcaaatcttttttaatgaaattgataagtaaataattcaaattattacaccgaaaaacatttaaaataatatccAATTTTCTTGCAAAACAAGACACAAATGATAATGTACacgggtacatgtatatccttcTAATTATGTTTAGAATCGGTAACTCAAAAAAGTAGTGCCATTAAGCAAAATTGTTCGTATATTTACAAAGTGCATATaaatttattgggacatttaaAATCATTGTGCTTGCCATTCATCAGAAAAGagcattttcaattttaaaagcaagtgtcaaaattgaattatcatttaaaggaaaaaattgaaattgtttggtGTACACCTTTCCCCAAACTGTGAATTTCCCTActattactttcattttcagagtttttaaTTCAGGCGCATTTGCAGGAAAACAAATCTTACTTAAACACATCACGAAAATTTAAAAGGAGCGAGAAGATTTGATGTACATCCATTCAAGgtgtccctcgttgctgaacgaaagtCAGGGTTGTAGCTATTAACCCTAATGTTAACATTACCGTCtttggaaaatgcattagtggactatacccagatgctttattttgatattgtgTATTTGAAATCGATTTTGATATAAGAACGATATGTTACTTTCTACACTTTTTTCTGATAATAATGTGTATTTCATCCCCTCCCTGCAATTTATGATGCTAGTTCTGGTCAATTTAAGCTTGGCGTTAACAATATACATACCTGTAATCCAGATTTAAAGGCGTAATGACCGGTCATGAATGAATTCCTTGACCTAAAAAGCAAACGAACGTTGATAGACCTTTAAGTGAgctatttaaaatgaaattggtttttaaaatgtcttCTTACTAATGATTTATTTGAGATGAAAGATAACACTGGCTTACGGTTTGTTTAATTACTGGtattacaggcacgtagcatcgtttttgaaagtggggggggggccactcctcatttccttatcactcctcatttccttattttcatatcaattttttacatactcgcaaaaaagtggggggggggggggggggcaactccatgataattcaattttttatatgtaaatttaaaaaaatttgttgctgcgagaaaaagtcggggggccaggcccccccccccccccccccccccgatgctacgtgcctgtattaGAAAGATTTGAACATTGCTAAATGCAAAATGAagttatatttcttatatttatatattttaaaactcaCGGTGTGCAGACCGGCATTACGTAAGATGAATTCAGGACCATCCCACTGTGAGCTAATTTATCGATGTTTGGGGTGAGGACGTCTGGGTTGCGAAATCCAACATCGTTCCAACCttaaaaaacattcatttaatTTGCAATcaatttactttcatttttaagTAGACAAACTTCATAACAATACTatatttaaaatagatttttgcATGCCGCCTAGCTCTGTATGCGCTGCAATATTATCAATCTTTTATACATCATGGTGCATTACCAATTTGATAATGAATTGATATGATGCTTAATTAGTAATTAGAATCTACATACCATAGTCGTCTGCCACGATGAAAAGAATATGTGGCGGTTTGGCCGAGACATAcggaagaaaatgaatgaagaTGCTAAAGACGAATAATGAGCCCGATGTGTccattgttgtacatgtattaatatatcTCGTCTAAGAATACTTCTATACTGAGGTAACTGCAAGTCATGTGAATTGAACTAGGGGTTAAAAAATGGCACGCAGATGATTAAAGATCTGCTGAATGTTTATGGTTCACTAACTGGGACTGTTTGACGTAgtgtatgtaaataaacaaactgcGCATCTGGTATTTTGATGAATGACCTTTTTATCACGTTTCTGGAGAAACAAGAAAACTCGTGCTATACATTATGAAGATGTATTTATGTACTCGGAtcaataaaagtatttataGTACAAAGGTCGATTTTCTATCTACCTGTTGAAGTAGATTTTTCTATTTGATTTGATCGTGATTTATcaaagaactgcgaacgcttAAGCTCGTTTCCCgccaaaatttatatttaaatattttggaatttctgtcagatattcaaaaacaaagttATATACTGAAAAGTATAATTAATTCCTGATTgaatcatattaaaataaaatttgtggtcaaattatttctttaaaacgaAAGTGTTAATTATTACGGGGGActaaaaaatttcttcattgaaatcggtctctatgagcGAGGAAAATTTTAATTCTGTGCATAAAAATTAATCATCACAATTAACGTtagattttaaagtaaattttcattttaattcatattttcttattatttttttgaatttttaaaacggAAGTATAATGGTAGAAAGTCTTggtttaatatataaaacagtatcaaaaaaatcacaaaccattgcccattttacagattgtCACCTTTTCCTAAACATATGCTCCATCTAATCCATTGCTCAGATAATGACCCCATTGGGACAAATGAATCAGTCACACTTGTACATGTCGTTGATGTCTCTTCAGCTCCTAAAAAtctatcattgacaaacaaaaattttgctttaggttgaaattttttttaaaacatgtatttagttatgaaataatgacaaaaaactTCCGTCTGATTGTATTGATATGAATAAATTTTAGAATgcttattattaattaattaataaaatctgtaaaaaaaaaaaataaataaaaataaaaaaaatcccttacGTTTAAACAtcagtgaaaaatatattggataggataatgaaaattgtaataaaatcattaaatcttgtctgatcctGATAAAACTTGCAGGTGTGCGGCGGAATAAGAACAAAGCTTCTAAATGGAGCTATTTTATAcgacttttaaaaatttgtcaGATGTAATTCAACGAAAAAACGCCAATTTGTAAAATCGCATGGACCTTATAGCAAATATAAAACCTACTTGTATGTCTTTCAACAGAGTATGATAACCCCAGAATCTCTTGAATGGTTTAAATATATTAGCATGTCTTTTAAAATAGGGTAAGGAAGTTCATTAGAAACTAATATTGATTCATCAATTATCTGTTACAGAATAATATGGCAATACATGTTATGTTATATGCATTTTTCCTTTGTACTGTAACAAACAAGTATCAATAacaagttatacatgtaatgaaataattttaaattaattgttgGTACAACACACAAGTCACATTTTTCATATAGAAATTTTTTAAGAGATTTTCTGTTGTACGGTTGGTGAGAGTTGCCATTATGCTTTTATAgcattatgataaaaataaagctTTGTAGTACGttaatgaaataacattaaagaaaaagtaaaaatcatactgcgttgaaattttatacaaattACAATACCATCTTCAGAgatatttcccttttttttcctttttttttttttttatcaatttacatCTGTAATGCTctaaatatatagcaaaatttggtgcatttcaatattttgaggTGGTCTTCATCAGACGGTAGAATTCAATAAAGTtaagaaatgatattactaacaacatattacaatttgagaaaaaacacaaatgtagtattttttaaatctgctccgaagtgcggaaaatgactactatatattccttaattgttaaatgtacctgtattttgagatggtccctaaaaaatccagatgatcgATTATCATCAATGTTTAAACATAATCTAGAGTTGGTGTAAATTACACATGGTTAAAAATTAAAGAGTTTGGTACTACATTGTAGTATTCCagcaaaaaaatccaaaatcgTGCCCATCCAATACAAAGATAAAATGTTTATCTAGTCAAAGATCATGAAAAAATGCAACAATTTCTAATCCTATTGATTACATTCAGTTGAATACCTACTTTGTTTCCTTTTTAGACGGAGGCTCTATGAGCCTCCTCTATTGCTACCGGTCAGCTCACATGTGACGTCGATAGTAGATTTGACGGACACCACCTAGCGGcaatattattattgaaataagcATCTAATTTGCATTTACAACAAATAGAACATATTGCGATCAATAAACATAATTTCTCTCGACAATTTTAGTTTATATATCAAATTCCAAGCAAGTATGAATATGCATCAGTTTAAGAAAAGCAATGGTGTAATCGTTTATTGGCtacttatactttttatacaGCTTCCTGTCCGTGACGTTAAATAATGAGGATTCCTCAAGAACCATCTTGTGTTGACCGAAATGttgaataattatgagattcaaTGGATAAACACGGCGTGGTTCTTAGTCTGTATCGTATATTACTTGCGCGTTATCATTTAATCTCCTGCGGAGATATATCTTTCTATATATAGCTACACTCCCGCCCCTGGGATCGATCTAATAAAGTGATTATTCAACAAGTGGAACCACTGCTATGTGTACTTGAGTATTCCCCCAATTAAGTACAGACAACCGTGATTGTAGCATGGCACATTTTAGTTTAGCTTTACTTGGCATGCATACTAAACCTACTATAAGGATagtgaaacaaataaattaaacatccaGATTACACCCTTtaacgcaccccccccccccccccacacacacacacattcaaTGTGTGCATAGGTAGAGTACCCAGGCCATATGTTGTGAAGCTTGATTAATCCTGCATTCTCTGGCCAGCGCTGTCGATTTCAAAGTAAGTTGTGAAGTAAGTGTGTTTTTGCAAGCTGATAAGAGAATTTCGCGTTAAAAAGGCTAAAAACATATTACAGAATGgacatattttaaaagtgaaGTACGGGGTATTACAAGATCTACCGCGgtatattattttagatttagCTTTATAGAGATATTACAGCGAATTCTCTtcatcttggatattttcctttttaacaaTAGTTAGATAAAAGAATAGAAGTCGTGCATATACTCAAAGATTGAACctttttacagcaaaaaaagCTCGCAATTGCGAGTTAAATGTTTTTCCgaaattctaaatttatatctctaaaattttgtttaccCCACAAGTAAAATCTGTATAAATTCGTAATATTTTCATCCCTTGCAGAAAGTCACGATGAAATGTTTACAGTTGAGGCTAAGCTGTTGGTCAAAAGGCTGAGCAATCAatgaaatcaactcccgtcggtACTTCGATACTTGGAATTATTAGATTAATTTCCTCCGCAATGATGCCTCcgtctctcagtactttgagtactttgatttttctacaGTTCCACATCGGCCGTCCTTGATTTGAACGCGTGATCATAGTTTCGGAAGCCCCGGATACTCAAAATCAAACAACTTCTTCTGCAGTAATAACTCTTCAGTTCTTTCCTTAACAATTGAAATGTTCTACTTGATAACGTCGAAATACTTACGAATCAGAAAAATACCAAATaataatcttattttattttcaagtttgttaaacATACTAATCATTATAAGAAtttgtttaacatatgattaaaaaaaactacttttttcattgtcaaacctaaaaaaaaactcTGTTTAGAATACTCTGTAACTCTgccttatacatgtagttttccttcCATCCACTTTCTCTGTATTACTTTCCCAATGATAAACTATAATCCAAAAAGAAGTATTACTAATAATCTTACTGCACAAGTATCAAGCGAGAGAATCCAAGTTTAGTTTGGATGAGCGTAAATGCACAGGTCTTTTGTAATTACCTGGTCTCTGAAATATTTTGCGAGCATGGAAATGATATCAAATCTATGACACTGCTAGCTGTCTTAAAAGGCATATGGAACAAATACTTTAgtttagttttaatttattttggcaATCTTGTTTGTTTGTCCTCCTGTTCTTACAGTAAATAGTTGGAAAATTTTAAGTTCGGAAAGTCTTTAGAAAAACAATACTATCcgaatttaaaaatgttcttacCAGACACACATATCCTACACAACTCACTAAATCAGCAATATGTAGGGCGAAAGACACACTAATTGATGAACTTCTAAGAATTGTAGAACAACAACAGAAAAATTTCTTTTGTTCTCATCCTCAAACCAAGAAatcatattatgttttaatCAGTCAAACAGTTCTTTCCCATTCTACAACAATCGGAAAACTTACAAGAACTGATCCAGCCTAATGATATACTTCACAGCAGACGCCAACCTCCAAATTTGAAGAGcattattcatttcattaaatCCCTTTAAACCATCTGTgattttgatctaaaaaaaaaaataaatgataaattgtatttgttaaacaaatgcaggattttaatttttctttttttgattcTGTAAAAaagggtacatgtatttacgtaTTTAAAACAAACTAATATATCTTTATGCTGTTTCACTTTGAATAAATCCCACATATAATTAAGATTGAATGCATCTTGAGTGACACATCGCAATAGAAATAAAGCTATTGTTCTAAATCTGTTTTgtcattaaaatcaaataccGGGGAAAACTAGTTCCTGTAGATTTGAAGTCTAGAGTCTTATCAATTGGcgttctttgtttatttttaactacCTTCAGGACAAGGTACGTGACAGCGACAAAATCTTTTATTAATGCAAATGTCTACAATACAATGAAGTCAGAAAAACTGCGATCATTTAGTACTTTATTAAATCAATTATCGATTCAAATTTAGAACACGAATTTGGTAAATATTTTGTGGAAATCGTAATGATTCAAAACGGACTTTTTCATTTTTGGCgtacatttcaatataaaatctGTTTTACATAATGTCAGgcatattttgttttgtctttgttTAAGTTAACTTTGATacgaattaaaaatatttacattttccagcgtctttgcctgtgataacactacctATCGATTTTGTAGTATATAACCTAAAtcttcaaatgacgccaaattgatgGCCTAAAATCATAGAAATACAAGTAATACGAAATcaatctttgaatattatgaggtgataattggTCGGTGCGTGAtcaaaatccaataaagcccaaagggctttatgatagatttgatcacgcccgaccgaaattatcccCTCATAGTACTCATTCCTTGAATAAatactaaaaatatatatagaaacaattttcaaaacaatgaaaaaattagtAACATCTGAACTTTCAACCTTTGATTGAGTAAAACACATTTACCCGATAGAATATGTCTAATCAGATATATACCCGATAGAATATGTCTAATCAGATTAATGTGCGAGGTTGGATCGTCaactattaaaaaaaccaaaagctTATATAAGGccaataaacattatttaattaaaacatcgGTTAGAAATATACCGAACACAAAAAAAGAAAGCTTTAATTTTCAAACTGCAAAACACaaggttgtttttttataaaccatTTTTGAATTTTGCTAAGCTGATGGTCAGAATGTTTTAGGGAAAATTCAAGGCTGAATACGCACATGTGTGAGAGAGATGTTCCTACgatattttctttcattctaAATGAtcacatttataatttgtttaagaATATTCTTTTGTCATATCAAACAAATCTACAGGCGTCTTTTAGTTtgtagatcttttttttttaaagaatactaCTACTATTTTGGTGGTTTAAAtatatctgggttttttttttaaatctaagaaAACCGTTAAACGATTTGTATTAACCCATCCTGCATGTTCTTCAAAGGATTTCCTGGTTTGTTTTAAATCTCCTTAACCAATTGCAGCGACTGTTCATTTTAACACATCTACAAGTGAATAGATAGGTTAAATTGCAAGTATGATATAAAATCGAGAATGctgaattttaatcaatattttatgtaGTTTACAAAccgaaaaataaaaagattttaaaatttgcgagATGCGCCTCTCGCAATTTtacgtggatattaattcctcgcttttaattagaaatatacatcatgccGCAGAACTGCATACACTGATTTAATATCGATGTTAACACGCACATACTTCAAaccggtaaaaaaaaattgagacacAATTGAAGTTATTAACGTGATGGACAACTCGTGTATGTATGGAATaacttgaaaaacatttttaaactcgTAAGTTTCGCCCTTTTTGACAATAAATTATGCTATTTGTTTCGTTTGTTCCGTACATGCTCTCCTGTCATCATTGAATAATAACTTATTCATGAGTTGTAAAAGATATTGGTCTTTACatttatgtatacatataacttttacatgtataaaacggCAAGACATTCCTAAGAcctcttttaaaaatgcaaacacATGAAAGGCAATAATGGGTTTTGGAAAGTCCAACATAACAAGAATAAGAACCttcaaatcaacaaaaaaaatacagtcTTTTTGCTGTTGATAATTTTCAGAGTTGTAGTTGAAAAGATggaaataatcaatttttaatatcaattgtCTTTATTGAAAAACACATGTACAGGGTGTTTGAGTTATGCGTATGAAATGTGTAATccataaaaatgtacatgatttttCTTTGTTGATGTTCACTGATACAGCTGTCAGTTTCTTATGATAAAACAAGCAATGTTTATTCGAAAACGAGtattttgataacaaataaTTCTTCTTTAACTGCCAGTGTCGTTATAATCTCAAAGTCATTATTTCAACACAGGTGTGAGTATTTGTAAACTTCACATGCCAACAGATGTTATTAGAAAAAGTTAatgaaatttactttaaatttacaatgaaaaaccattttaaaaaatccttatgTCATGTAAGGCTCCATATATTCATGATAAAATAAGTTAAAGAACGAAGTCACAGAGTCTTTCAGATTACATCAAATTAACACCACCCAGGTGTCCAAAATCCTCCGTAATTGCTCGGCGCTGACGAAGGCGAAATGCTTGGGAAATTTGCAGGAACAATTTGTTTGTGATAGTACTCGAGTCTCGACTTCAATTTTTTCACTATATCTGGGTGCTTCTTGGACAAATCTACATGTTCGTTAGGATCAtctaaaataaaagcaaaacatgtaatttaacaTATCATGATCtacttaataaataattttttataagtaccaatgtcttcatttaCCTTTAAGATTGAAAAGCATCATTATGTCGTCAAATGGGCGAGTGTGGTTTATCGATACATCTTCATACAAGTCAGATACGACTTGGTCTGGCTTGTACCAATCTTGGTAGGCCCCAGGATAACCATCGATCAACTTGTAGTCACCCATCCTACATCAAGATAcatttaaagtttgaaaaatttgttttcttagaAACGACTTAGTAAATTGATAATCATCAAGTTTACCTTCGAATGTCAAGGATCTATTTTTTACACAttgcatataaaacaaattaaatcaaattctgTTAGAAAAATTGAATGCCATACAAACTGCAACGGGTATACCTTATAGCAGCGTGGCCACAATTCTCCGGCTTTAAATCGTCGATGTTGTAAATAAACTCGGTTCGTTTTGATTCTCCTGCCTTTTGAAGACTATCCCACTGATCAATACCATCCAATGTCGGGtcttgaaaatatatacatacatatattcaTTCATAAAACTGGTTTACTAaatcttttttatcataataaatcatttttctttttcgaTGAATGCCATTTAACTTTCCACAACATTCAAAAAGGTGTTTTTTAGTGGACAGGAACGGTATACGAAtcgtttaatttcaaatataaaagacccggggggggggggggggatttgcaaatggaaaatatttaggtacctcactacacctagacttattctttttaagacactacgtcacaaaatggcgtttcaaatgttttgttaaactgtttatatcgttaagttgggttgtatatcgtcgtaggtttaaattttcaaaaatgaaacttttcatccaaaattgcacattttttgcctatttgacttcaattcttcttatccattatgatatctatcaaaatcaagtaattatctgctgatttgagaaaatctttcaaggtgtagtgagccaccttaaattgTGGTCGGTCTTTGCATCACGTGTAACATGCGTATTACTAGTACCTGGCGTTCCTCCTGCGGCGCTTAGCACTGTTGGCATCCAATCTACTGCATGAATCATCCTATATTGCAAAAATTGTCAATGAGTTTTATTCTTAACGTCAATTCATTcaaattaataaagtaaaagCAAAACTGTCCATCGCATTATAAGTAGTCTTAAAAATTATTCACTGGAAACGTTCATAGATGAAATCATAGAATGCTTCCTCGAACTAATGTGAAATTATTACAAAGATTATAACTATACAAAAGTTCTGATTAGTTACGTGATCAGTACCTTGATTATTTAATAATGCGAACAATCTTTACATAAAAGTAAAGTTGTAACAATGATTTATTAATGTAAGAATTTTAGACATATTAAATGCATGTGGTACATTGTCAAGTATAATTCGTACTGAATAATACTGAAATCAGCCTGCGCAATTAACAACACAGTTTCCGATGCAAAACAAAAATCGCCTctgaatataaatgaaaagagcaaaattatacatgtttttctgtatttttacagcattgtttgtaaaaataaaaatgtaaggaAATAGAAGGAGAGACAGTGTTACGTTGCTATGTATATCTTGACACAGACAGGacattaaagttaaaatattcCTACAGATATGGAAGTTAACAGTGTTTAAATGTCTTAAGGAGGCATATCTATTCGTTCACTTTCCAACTGGTATTTGAAAAATACCTAATTTTCTTTACTGTAATCTCAAGGAGTAGCCGTATggtaaaaaacaaaactgtcTATTAAGCGCACGCTGagcgtttttatttacaaaaaagaaaacaaaaatctttacaaattaGTAATCAACAATCAGTCGAAAATCTAGGTGATTATGCGACTTTACAGCAAATCTTGATAGCccattgatatataattttaggttttaaaacataatagtGTGATGTGAGAATGtcgtatatatgtatatggtaTTGATTTATCCTAAAGCCAAATTACCTACCCTGAATATTCAATGTTAGACTTTTTTATTCCTGCGCCGGACACAAATGCAGATGCTCTAGTTCCTCCTTCAAACAAAGTGGTCTTTCCTCCCCTCAAAGGGTAATTATTCCCACCGTAGGGAATCATACCACCATTCTTTAAAAAGCCGTAACATTTACAAATATAgcatatttatcaaattaaagaattttttaaaaatcaccatttattcatttacattatttgttcGTTTTCGGTAagaataaacaatgaaagataATTGCAAAACATGTTGTTTGGAAAACTgacagtaaatatatttataatatatttatcaattacCCTGTAACCAgaaattaaacagaaaaatattactttaaaatggtgaaaaaaatacttttttgacTACTTACATCAGTAGTAAAAATAATAAGAGTGTCATTTAACATTCCTTTGGACTTTAGAGCTTTTGTAATGTTGCCAATAGCTTCATCCATTGCAGTTACCATACCTGATGATGGAAAACACAGTCAAAATATGGTAATGTCTTGAAAACTCCAAAAAATCTGTATTAGACTGTATcataatttcttaatatatgtaGAGGGGGAGAAAAACATTTTGAGAACTTATGTACAACcctttaaaacataaaaatatatagacaGTGGTTCTAAATACACAAATTGTTGCCTTACAGGCATGTGATTTTGTGATTTCGCTCACACAATGCACACCACCATGAAGTCGATAGTTACCTAGGTAGGTCCTGCGGGATTCTGTATGCACCTTAGAGTACATGTCGCTATACTTCTGAGGGACCTGCAAAAGACATTCATAAAAATCACTTATTTAAAGAGTCTGAAAAGTTCAGTAAATAGTTTAGTAAtggattaaaataaattgatagatTTCGATTGAACTTGCGTGATGTGCACGTACTTTTACACACTGTTGACCTACCTGGACAATTTAAGACTCACCTGAAGAGGTTGGTGCACTGATTGGAaaggtaagtacatgtatatgggtcTGGACGCATCGTGCTCCTTAATAATGGACTCTGCTCTCCGGGCATACATAAACTGGTtggcaaaataaaataagtgcAAGAACTTCCTTTTGGTTATGAATGTTAGTTACATGtagtgtttatttattgctgATAGTATAACGGAtagtaaactgtttgatttacaacagtttttatttattacaattaaatttaTCTCTTTATGCTTTTCTTCATGgtgataaaaatatgttaattataCCAAACATTTGCTATTCCTTGTTCTAGgatatgcaataaaataaatcgCGGGTCTTGAGCTGCGTATCTTTATCAACCCGAAGTTACTAACGATCTCGTAAAACATTTGTCTTTCATTTTGCACATGAAGTGTTATTGGTTTGaaaaagttatatttcttaGTATTTGGGAACAATTTAAATAATCTTGTTTCTCATTTGAtccttcaaataaaacataaatgaatTACTTACTGTTGAGTATTCACCTGTTGCGTTTACAGGGGTTTTATTGTCTCTGAAGTCTTTACCTCCaatttttactgaaaaataaactCATATCTGAActtgtaacatttttttaaaatgctttaatcTTTCACTTTATGATCTTTTGAAAATACCCAACACATATGATAATAAAGTTTAATTTGTTTAGAATGATATCGTGTTG containing:
- the LOC105349071 gene encoding arylsulfatase B, with the protein product METSTSLVICTIFIWFFSSVSAKPPHILFIVADDLGWNDVGFRNRDVLTPNIDKLARSGMILNSSYVNPVCTPSRNSFMTGQYAFKSGLQHIVILPPQATCSPLNYTFLPQKLKELGYATHAIGKWHLGFCKWECTPTYRGFDTFYGFYNGAEDYYTLSVVKIGGKDFRDNKTPVNATGEYSTFMYARRAESIIKEHDASRPIYMYLPFQSVHQPLQVPQKYSDMYSKVHTESRRTYLGMVTAMDEAIGNITKALKSKGMLNDTLIIFTTDNGGMIPYGGNNYPLRGGKTTLFEGGTRASAFVSGAGIKKSNIEYSGMIHAVDWMPTVLSAAGGTPDPTLDGIDQWDSLQKAGESKRTEFIYNIDDLKPENCGHAAIRMGDYKLIDGYPGAYQDWYKPDQVVSDLYEDVSINHTRPFDDIMMLFNLKDDPNEHVDLSKKHPDIVKKLKSRLEYYHKQIVPANFPSISPSSAPSNYGGFWTPGWC